The following DNA comes from Brassica oleracea var. oleracea cultivar TO1000 chromosome C5, BOL, whole genome shotgun sequence.
CTGAACTGTGCTGTTTAAGCACTTATTTGTTTGTGGTAAGCCTGTAAGACTAAGGAACAGTGTATGAATTGGTTCAAATAGATCGAATCAGTGGACAAGGATTGAACACCTTACACTAACACATTCAACATATATGGTCCATTATATTATTAGACACTTGACTATTATTTTTAAAACTTTATTTGTGTTCCCCTAAGTAGTAAGAAATCTAATAAGACAGTTGGACTAATCCTTGTAAGATAAGAACTCACATAGGATAAAAGGCAACCACATTTCAGAAGATATCAGTCATTTAACCTGTTCCATTAAAATTTTGCCAAAAAAAAAAAATCTCCTTCTTTACTCAGGCTGAGACATGTTTCTAAGATCATATATGTTCACATGTCTTCCTAACATCATTACATTAGAAATACTCGCTAGAAAGTATAACTACTGAGTTTGATCCAATAAAAAAGTATAACTGCTGAGTAACTACTTCACTTATAGAATATTAACGTTTATTTTTAACAGTCACTAGAAAGTAGAAGCAGAAATCTCAATTTGTTTTGAACTAAACAGAGTTCTTAATAAGTAGAAAACATTTGTTCAAAAAAGAGTAGAGTAATGTTAAAAAAAAAAAAGAGTAAAAAAAAGCCCATGTAAAATAAAAAGTAGAAAACCGGATCAAAATAAAGTAAAGAGGGTTATAATAGTCAGTTATGAAATGTTTACCCGCGATAAGACGGCACAGTTAGAATGACAAAGACCAAGCCCAGCATTCGATTATCTTTTCGACGGTTTACAGCTAAGCCACGAGGCTGTAGCAGTAACGAAGCATCTCACCACAATAGTCTCTTGTTTTAACGAGACGAAACTTCACTTAGTCCTTGACTTGGACCACACGCTTCCCGACTCCACTCCTTTTCCACGCCTCACCGAAGCAGAGAAGTATTTGATCAAAGAAGCGGCTTCAATTTCAAAGGATGATCTGCGGAAGCGGAATGCCGACGGTGATGATCCCATGGAATTCTTGACAAAACTACGGCCTTTTGTTAGCGATTTCTTGGAAGACACCAACAAGATTGCCAAAAAAGAAAAAAAAACCCAACAAGATGTACTATCCCTTGAAGAGGACAGAGTCGTTCCCACGATTAAATCTCGTGTTGACTAAGAATCTTTTATTCTGTAGAAACTTTATAAGTCTGATATCGTTCATATGTAAGAAATATTAAGTATGTTTGCAAAGTTATTTTGATTGCTAAATTCTTAAAGCATATTTTATGTACTATATATATCTTTCCCGTTCATCTAATTTCGGTTAGGTAGATAATATGTCCGCAAAGCATTGTATTTAGTATTTACTTCTACTTTATACAAGCAAGAAAAAAAAAGACTAAAAGCTCAGACATATGCTGAACTGATCCAATCTTTGGGACACACTTAGCAAAGACAAAAACCAACTTGCGTTGATGATGCTACTGTTTCTACTGCGCTGCAGGATTCTGATATGCTTTGGGTTTGGGTTTCACTTCGATTTCATTAACGTTTCTTACAAATATGGTTTCTGGTTCCTGCCTATAAAACCTCTCTCACACAAACACAGCCAGTTAAAGTTCATGTAGATCTAAAGTTTAGTTTTATTAGAAATGCTATTTTATTCTCAATTAAACATTCGATCAAAGATAAAACTGTAAAACAAAACCAATTTGATGAGTACAGAAGCTGAGCTGGCACAAGAAGACTCTTTGAATGAAGCTGAGCTGGCAACCTGAAGAAAGAAGAGACGGTTAAGAGATAGTATAAATAGACCTCTTTATCTCTACGGATCTTGTAATTGGGATTTTTAGGCAAATCAAAGGAGTGTCTCTACATTTGAGGCAAGTTCAGACAGGTTTCTCTCTGGTTTGAAGGACCTTGGCGTTAGGGTTCATAGATTTCCCATCTTGGTATTGTTACGGTTCATACGATAAGCAATAAGATCGTCTTTTTCATCTTAGAGTCTTATCACATTTGAAGGAAGGTTATTTAGAAAAGCTTTGATAACAATATAACAAACTGCACTCAAAATGTAAATTAGCGGACTAAAATATGAAAATAATTAAAAATTAATCCAAGATTATAACCATGTCATAAGAAATTTATTTCTACTAGTTTTTTCAAGAGACTATTTCTCTTACAAAAACAAAAAGAACGACACTAAAAGTCAGGGTCAAAGCTGGACCATTAAATGTCTGATAATAGCTTCACATATTCTGGGGCATGGCTTTGAATGGGTTTAGTAACAAGGCCCATTACTCTGCACATTTTTTGCAAGCAAGCAAAAGAGAAGAAGATTAGAATCAGCGAAAGCGTATTAAAATGTCCCTTCACCAATACCTGTTTGTCTGTCCAGCAAGCCGACACGTGTAAACGTCGCCACGTGACGTCTCCGCCAACGCGTTTGGATAAATCCCGTTCACTTTTTTTGCTTGTTAAGGTATAACAACAAAGTGACATCGGCATACAAGTGGTTACTGAACTACCACGTGTCCTTTAAACACGCCTCGTTCTAGTTGTTCATACGGTACGCCACTCCACACTCTAACTTTTTCCTCACCTACACTCAACTCCATTGAAGTTAGCTCAACATTCGTTTCTTTTTCACAAAAAATGAAAAGAAAAATTTATTTCCTTGATTATTCATTCTAGGGTTTCATTAGGCGAATATTAGTGAGCTAGCATTTCTTATTACTTATTTGATTTTAAAAAATTCATATGATTACTTCCACGCGGTGAAGATTAGTAAATAATTGTGCTCATGCTGATTAGATAATGAGAAAAATCTAGAAATTTTAATAAATCCCGGAAAGGATTATTACCCAAAAAACGTAATTAGGCGTGTACGCGTTTGGTTTAAGGCGTGCCCCACACGTCTCATGGCGCATAGCCAACACATAAGTCAGCTCCACGGGAAAGGTATGGTCCTTTTTAAAAATTTAATTTGATTTTTATATTAGCTAAAATCTCATCTATATTTCGGTTTACCAATTTAATTACTTTTCTTGGTTTTTGACTTTGAACCTCAAACTCGTGATGACGAGTGCCTTCATAGGTCAGCAGTGACCAAGAACTGGTACTTAACAGCAAAGTTCATCGACATTTCCCTTGGATTCTTTGGTCAATTTTAGTTTACAATCTAGATTTTCCGAGTTTCTTAATTTAAAATGAATTTATCACAATGGTTTATTTGTATAAAAATAAATATACACAAATCTAACATTTGATACGATGGTTAATATAAAATTTTATCCCACTGCAATTTTTGTAGCATCTTTTTATGTTATTATATCTGACACATATTCAAGAGCTAACATACTTTTATGCAATAAATTGATAAAATCCTTCTTGATATTACAATTTAATTTAAAAAAGCACGGATTATTTTATGATGAAAATTTTCACTAATAACTTAATAAATATTTTGTTAATTTGAATTTTCTTTGCATTTAAATCAATGCTTTTAAATTCGACCCGAATCCGCGGTTATATCGGTTAATCTGGTGATTCGATAATTCGATTTAGGTTTTAAAAATATCTATATTTATAAAAATCATTATATCCGAGACTAACCAATTGAACTAATGGATGCCCGATATGTTAACATATCCAATTTGATTTAAATTGCTATAGTTTCATAATTTGTCACCTTTTAATCCAAATTTTAAAGTTTATTGTTTTAGAATTTTATTAAATTACGACGTGTCTACAAAATTTTGATAGAAAAAATTAAAAATATAAAATAATTAACAACTATAAATGTCTTGATCATTTTACTCCATTTTATATAACTTAATTAATTTTATTATAATTGTTTTTTGTAATTTGTCGTGTTAATCATTTGTATTATAATCGTTTTAAATTTTTTGTTAACAATTAGTATTAAGCATTTTTCTGTAGATAACATATATTTTGAACATTGTTTCATAATTATTTTTGTTATTATAGTTATTGTACACTGTATAATTTTTATATATTTATGTTTTATGTAATGGCTATTATTGAATTGTTATCTTACTTAAATAAATGATAGAACCATTATGTAGTAAATATAAATAAAATAATATGTTAATTTAATTGATTTATCATTGATATAAGAATTTCATTATATATTTACTATAGTGTTTAGGCTTCTTAAGTAACAGAGTGAGACGATAAAGAGATAAAAATATTGACCGACTTAAGACTCGTTCGCCACGTGGTTTCCATATAAAATAGAGTCCAAATTATTTCTTTAGCACTTCACTCCATTCTCTTCTCTCTATCTCTCTCAAGCGATAGACTCTGAAACATCTCTCAAGATTTCTGATCGAAACTCGAAGAAAGAAGACACAACACATAAAAGATTCGTCTGATTATGGCTCTCGAAGCGATGAATTGTCCGACGAATTCTTCTTCGTTCACAGCACGGAAAGATAGAAACGAACCAACAGATGATCTTACGAACGACGCCGTTTTCATGGAGCCTTGGCTGAAACGCAAGCGCTCGAAACGCCAGCGTTCTGGCAGCCCTTCCTCGTCGTCCTCCTCGCCGCCTCGTTCTCGCCCTAAATCTCAAATTCAGGATCTTGCGGAGGAAGAGTACCTCGCTCTCTGTCTCCTCATGCTCGCCAACAACCACCACCAACCCAAGAGGCGGCCGCAAGAATCCACCACAAAGCTTTCGCACAAGTGCAGCGTCTGCGGGAAAGCGTTTCCTTCGTACCAGGCTTTAGGCGGCCACAAAGCCAGCCACCGAATAAAGCCTCCAACCACAACCGCCGACGACGATTCGACACCTCCAACCATCGCCGTCGCGCATCCGACTTCCACCGCCATCGCACCTTCCGGGAAGATCCACGAGTGTTCCATCTGCCATAAAGTGTTTCCGACGGGTCAAGCTCTCGGCGGCCACAAACGCTGTCACTACGAAGGAACCATGGGCGGCGGCGGAGGAAGCAAATCGGTTAGCCAGAGTGGAAGCGTGACGAGTACGGTTTCGGAAGAACGAAGCAACCGTGCGTTCATCGATTTAAACCTCCCGGCGTTACCGGAGCTCAGCCTTCATCATCACAATCCAGTCGTCGACGAAGAGATTCAAAGTCCGTTGACCGGTAAAAAGCCGCTTTTGTTGACCGATCACGACAAAGCCAGCATCAAGAAAGAAGATTTCTCCCTGAGAATCTAAATAATTCGTCTGTTATACTTTTTAGTTTCATTTTCATTTGTTTTGCAGATTTCTTCTTAATTCTGGGATTGGATATATTCATATATGTTAGGGATTTGATATAAGATTTGATGAATTAATTGATTAAATCAGTTTTTGGTTTTTAAATTGTTGTTATAGCTGCTAATCTCTTGAGTCCACTCTGTAAAATATATGACACGTGGTATTCCTTATGTGAACGCAAATTATAAATAATTGGGTGAACGAACGAGAATCCTTCCATGTGGACTAGTTGCCTTGATTAGCATTTACCACATGTATTATTAGTTTGGTCCATAAATAACAAATTAAACTATTTTTTTATTCTTCCGAATGGTTATTAGCCACTAAAACTATAATGTATACACCTAGTTCTTTTCTTTATTCATATTCAATCGTAATTAATTGCACATGCGTTTAGCAATTCATGCATCGTTATTTAATTTTGTTGATTACATCGAATCATAAATACGGATGTGACCACGAATCTGTTCATTGGTTCTTAGGTATCTCCTTTACTTGCGTAACTTCCTTGGCCTCTAAACATTAATTTGAGCCTAACTTCTTTCTACTACTTATGTTAAGACCATGATTAATCCGAGATTTTTAGAATGTGGTTCTTATCGAAAATTAAAAAATTGTTTATTTAACTTTTAACTAAAAAAATTAAGAACCGGATCTTAAAGTCCTTATTTAAGAACCGGTTTTTAATTTTTTTAGTTAAAATTAAGAAACAGTTTCTTAACTTCCGCTCTGAACCCCATCCTAAGAACCCCATCCTAAGAATTTCGGGTTAATCATGCTCTAACCTCTGATTAATTGGTTGTTTTGTTTTGCTTTCAGACTACTGAAACTGTCTTTGCTAATTGCTAGTGTACGGTTTCACCTAACCCCCCTAATGAGAACCAAACACGTTATTATGTACAATAAACGTTATTAATTAATACGCTCGCAAATTCAATAGAGTCCCATAGGTAGGTCTTCCTTGATTCTATTTTTTTCAAACATACTTTATCAACCTATATTTACCGATAAAGTAACATAATTTGTTAAGTTGTAAAGTGACTCTGTCATTTTGGTATCTTACACAAAAAGAGCATCATAAAACTATTTTTATTTAATTTTGTATATAAAGTGGGACGTTAGGAGGAAAGCGAACCCCAAGTATGGTATTAGAAGAGAAGTAAATAAAATATGTCAATGATAAGAGTACAAAATGTAATCTAAGATTTTTAAGAAAGATACGAATAAGGAAAATACTTATATAAATATCAATTAAATACATTCCATTCGTGTTTGTTTTGCATATAAACTGTGATGTTCTTGACGTGTTGCCAAAGTATAACATACTTAAAAACACTTTTATTTTATTTTATTGTTTTTATTATCTGTCTAAAATTAATAATCTATAAAAATGATCACTTGGTCACCAAGTCTTGGTATCTCTGTTTGTTGTACTTACAAGGATAATGACGTCATTTGTCTGGTTCGTTAGCGCACACAAACACTGAAACACGTACTCCAAATGAATTGATGCAGCGCTAAAGGAAAAACGACAAACATTTGAAAAACGACAAGATGTCTACACACACAAAAGAAGTAACGATCTCGAATGGAAACTTTAAACTTCTAAAATAAAGTAAATTGAATGATCGTAGGAAACTGCGATGTTCTTCTAAATAAAATAAATTTGAATGTGTCAATCCATAAGGAGAAGCAACACGACAAATCGGCAAATCAATGATCAGACAGTTACTAATCAAAACAATTTCTTTTTATTTACATGTTTCTTACTTCACTAGAGAACAAATGCAAGAGATTCATTGTATACAATTAAAGCTAACAAACACCACTTTATATTCGTTCTACCTCTCTCTTATATGTCTCCAAAACAAGAAGTTACGTATAGAAACAGATACACCCACCTTGATCCGGTTTGAAAACGATAGGATCCGAGAGAGAAGGCCAAGGGAATGTAAGTATGTAATGTAACCATTATTGGAAACCATGTTGTGGGGTGGGTTGATAATAGTCCTCAACTCATGAGGATAGATTAGTTTCTACAGTTGTGAAGTCAGGTTGGTTTATATCCGGCTTAGTTGTATTATGTGCGTCTTCATAACACAGTCAGGAACCTAACACTTTGTTAAGTACAAAAATCTCATGACAATTTTTTTTTCCAGCAGTCTCCTTCCTCTACCTCTTCTCTAACCGAACGATTTAAAAGTATGCAGAATCTCAAAAGAACCTTGAAACCACATAACATTTTCGTTTTTAGAGAAAAAGAATAGAAAATAATAATGACATTCTATGAGCTAACACTAGCAGGAACCGTCACAAAATAATATACTAACTAGACAAAAGAAGATGAATGAAACTAAAAAAGAAACATCTAACCAAGAAGGCATCAATGCAATTCTCAAGATCATAGCTACGTGGAGGAAGTCCAATGCAAGATTCTGTGTGATAAGCAGATCATGTGTTAACCACCAAAGATACATGAAAACATAAAAACACTTTTAAGAAAGCTTCTCGGAGATTAGATATGTGGTTTCTAATTCTCGAGTGAAACCAACAAACGAGCCATTGAACACTCATTTTACTTAGAAATTATGACTTTTAAGGAATGTAATGAGTAATCTGAGTTTAGAAAGGATTAGAGAAGAAAATAAGACAGAATAAGAGATTAAGAGACTGATTAGAGACAAATGGAAAATCATAGTGAAATGAGTAAGGAGAATGATTGTTTAGAACTGTCTAATCTTTATTATTGTTGAGGTTACAATATATATAGGTCCATACACTTAGGGTTTTCGAAACATAAGGATAAGCAAGCATGCGAAGTCAAGGGAAGAGCTGATGCTTTAATTGAAACCGGCCAATGGGAGTCTTCACATGTTTGGGCATCTTTCTGATCCAAAGCAAAGATGCTCTTCCTTTCCAGCTTTTGCCAGTCTGTCCTAGCTGTCAAGCCGCGCCTCCCTTATCCATTCCAACGTTTGGATAAGGCTTTGATCGAATGTAACTTCATCACGGTACAACCGAGTTACCCGGAGAAGTTACTCGCCCACTTTCACCTTGTACGGTCGATGGAACGGCCCACCCGTCCGTACCACGCCCTATCAACTCTTCCATCCTTTCCTTCTCTTAACTCCTTTACTCTCTCATGCTCTTAACTCCTTTGTGCCTTCACCTATCTTCTCATAAGCCTCATCACATCTCAACACTTCCCCTCAAGCTTATTTTTGTGAAAGTCTAAGCTTGGATAGCCATGAGATCTTCCTCATTAAAAACCTCACCAAGGAAAACCCATTGGGACAAAACCTTGATGAGAGAAAAAGAGTAAAGACCTCACAGCTAAGGGGATCAGCTCCTTCTCTTCCCAAGATCTATGAGTCCCAATCTNNNNNNNNNNNNNGTGAACACATCAGCCAACTGATCTTCACTCCTAGTGTAGCATGGCAAGATGACTCCTAGGATGATCATCTGCCTCACCTTGTGACAATCAACTTCAATATGCTTTGTTCTCTTATGGAACACCGAGTTGGAGGCAATGTGGATGGCAGCTTGGTAATCACAATGCATGGTCATTGGTGTGGCTTGATCAATCTCCAAATGCTTCAAGATGCCCTTGATCCACACTAGCTCGTTGGTAAGCTTCAGCATAGCTCTATACTCAACTTCTGCACTTGAACAAGACACCACCTTTTGCTTCTTGCTCTTCCAAGTAACCAAGTTGCCTCCAATGAATGTACAATAGCCGGTTGTTGATCTTCTGTCAGTCCTATCACCAGCCCAATCCGCATCACAGTACTCAACCACTTCAGTGCTTCCATTGCAGCCCATCCATACTCCTTGATCTGGTGAGCCGTTGAGATACATCAAGATCCTCTCCACCATGCGCCAATGCTGTTCCTTGGGAACTTGCATGTGTTGACTCACCTGATTCACAGCAAAACAAATGTCAGGTCTAGTTATGGTAAGATAANNNNNNNNNNNNNNNNNNNNNNNNNNNNNNNNNNNNNNNNNNNNNNNNNNNNNNNNNNNNNNNNNNNNNNNNNNNNNNNNNNNNNNNNNNNNNNCTGTCTTGCCTCCATAAGCACCTGCACCTTTCAAGAGATCAAGTGTATACTTCCTTTGGGACATGAACAAACCTTCCTTGGATCTACATATCTCAATCACAAGGAAGTATTTCATTTCTCCCAAGTCTTTAATCTCAAACATGGATTTAAGGAACTCTTTGGTTACTTTGATACCTTCCTTATCACTTCATGTGATAATGATATCATCAACATACACAAGGAGTGCTATCATACCTGAGGGAGTGATGAGAGTGAAGAGAGTGTGATCTAGTTCAGACTTCTTGAAGCCTCGGCCATTCAAGGTAGTGCTAAGCTTGTTGTACCAAGCTCTTGGTGATTGCTTCAATCCATAAATGGCCTTCTTCAGTCTCAACACATTTCCTTTCTTCACCAAGTGTTCCAAACCTGGTGGCGGATGCATATAGACTTCATCATCAAGCTCTCCTTGTAGAAAGACATTCTTAACATCCATTTGCCATAAGCCCCTTCCAAGGTTCACAGCCAAGCTTAATACAATCCGGATTGTATGCAGCTTAGCTACTGGTGCAAATGTCTCAATATAATCCTCTCCATAAGTTTGAGTGAAGCCTCTTGCAACAAGTCTTGACTTCCTTTCAATCTGCCCATCAGCCTTGTATTTGATTGTGAAGATCCATTTACTAGTCACAGCTTTCTTTCCCTTAGGTAACACACTCTCATACCATGTGTCATTCTTTATCATAGTTCCTGCCTCAACTCTTACTGATTCTTTCTATTCTTTATCCAACATTGCCTCTTCATAGCTTCTTGGAACATAACTCTCGTCCAAGTTCACCATAAAAGCACAATGCTCTTAAGGGTATTGAGCAAAGGAGCACACGACCTGAGAAGGATGCTCCACAGCCTGGGCATTGTAGTACACTCTCGTGTTTACCCAGCTAGAAGGATCCTTCTTCAGCCTTGTACTTCTCCTCAATACTGGTTGATCTTGAACCAGTCATCTTGGACACTCGGTTCTTGTACTTCAGCCTGAGCTTCTATGTCTCCTTGGCCTTGATCACCTTGATTATGAGAGCCTGAGTCACTCTCTTCTCCTTCTTCACTCAAGTCGGCTTCATATT
Coding sequences within:
- the LOC106343751 gene encoding zinc finger protein AZF2-like, whose protein sequence is MALEAMNCPTNSSSFTARKDRNEPTDDLTNDAVFMEPWLKRKRSKRQRSGSPSSSSSSPPRSRPKSQIQDLAEEEYLALCLLMLANNHHQPKRRPQESTTKLSHKCSVCGKAFPSYQALGGHKASHRIKPPTTTADDDSTPPTIAVAHPTSTAIAPSGKIHECSICHKVFPTGQALGGHKRCHYEGTMGGGGGSKSVSQSGSVTSTVSEERSNRAFIDLNLPALPELSLHHHNPVVDEEIQSPLTGKKPLLLTDHDKASIKKEDFSLRI